CAGGGAGATGTTGTAACCAATATGCTATAAGAACTAAGAAGACAACAAATATTGATGCAACTTTTAGGCTGACAAGAGACTGAAGAGGGGGTTTGGAAACAATGAGAAGAACACCAACATGCCAAAGAAGCCAGAAGAAGGTGACTGCTGCGGGGGTGGTGTTATAACTTTTGACTCCTATGGGTATATGATAGCTATTTAGAACTTGTTATGGGAGTTTTAAACTTGGGTTGCAGAGAGGAGATGCTGAacaaagttaaaagaaaaatcaatctatCAAGAATTTCGATTATGTGACGTCGAGTTTGGATCTAGAAGTTAACAAATCCCCTGATCGGCATTGACAAATACTTATCAACTTAATGAACTGAACTTAGGAGGTGTAGGGATTTTCAAAGGAACTCATTACTCATTCGCACATTCCAAAAATGTTTTAGAACAACTCAAAAGTGAAAACACTCCTGTCAATTTGGCAGACATGTAACAAAATGGAAATCTGTATTAGATTCTGTTAAGAGTGTTGCAACATAGAATTAGTCACATTTACtcattcaaaccctaaattgtGTTCCATGGGTAACCTTCATTGGACATTAGGAGCAACAACATCATAACAATTCCGAGCTAACTTAACACAGTCTAACCAGTGTAGAATCTCCGCATTTGGATCTCTCTCGATTACAACATCTGTTACAGTAATCTCTATCTTTCCTCTATAAACTGTAACACGACCGCGAATTCTAGCAAGCCGACCAATTTGTACCTTAGAGGAGTGATTGCTAGCAATTTCTGCCAAGATCCGAACATCATCAGGGCTTTTTCTAGAGAAGTGAGAAGAAGTAAGTTGGTTCAACCAGAGAATGCATG
Above is a genomic segment from Papaver somniferum cultivar HN1 chromosome 10, ASM357369v1, whole genome shotgun sequence containing:
- the LOC113315755 gene encoding CST complex subunit STN1-like: MDPVKNSHAKLLAFDILSLSRRNISSPSSSSNTVIFYRKSRQICRVETLGVVVTREFKAGKSLKFLIDDGTGCVSCILWLNQLTSSHFSRKSPDDVRILAEIASNHSSKVQIGRLARIRGRVTVYRGKIEITVTDVVIERDPNAEILHWLDCVKLARNCYDVVAPNVQ